The following proteins come from a genomic window of Micromonospora zamorensis:
- a CDS encoding bifunctional methylenetetrahydrofolate dehydrogenase/methenyltetrahydrofolate cyclohydrolase, with protein MTATLLDGKATAAEIKDELRIRVKALAERGITPGLGTVLVGADPGSQAYVNGKHRDCAEVGIASIRRELPADATQQQVDDVLAELNADPACHGYIVQLPLPAHLDTQRVLELIDPDKDADGLHPVNLGRLVLGYDGPLPCTPRGIVELLRRHDVALRGATVAVVGRGNTVGRPLGLLLTRRSENATVTLCHTGTLDLASHTRAADIVIVAAGVPGLLTADMINPGAVVVDVGITRVIGADGKGRYTGDVDPEVAETAGALVPMPGGVGPMTRAMLLTNVVERAERG; from the coding sequence GTGACGGCGACGCTTCTGGACGGCAAGGCAACCGCGGCGGAGATCAAGGACGAGCTGCGAATCCGGGTGAAGGCACTCGCGGAACGCGGCATCACCCCCGGACTGGGCACGGTGCTGGTCGGGGCGGACCCGGGCAGCCAGGCGTACGTCAACGGAAAACACCGCGACTGCGCCGAGGTGGGCATCGCCTCGATCCGCCGGGAGTTGCCGGCCGACGCCACCCAGCAGCAGGTCGACGACGTGCTGGCCGAGCTGAACGCCGACCCGGCGTGCCACGGCTACATCGTCCAGCTGCCCTTGCCGGCCCATCTCGACACCCAGCGGGTGCTGGAGCTGATCGACCCGGACAAGGACGCCGACGGCCTGCACCCGGTCAACCTGGGCCGGCTCGTCCTCGGCTACGACGGCCCGCTGCCCTGCACCCCGCGCGGCATCGTGGAGCTGCTGCGCCGGCACGACGTGGCGCTGCGCGGCGCGACCGTCGCAGTGGTCGGTCGGGGCAACACCGTCGGCCGACCGCTCGGCCTGCTGCTCACCCGCCGCTCCGAGAACGCCACCGTCACCCTCTGCCACACCGGCACCCTCGACCTCGCCTCGCACACCCGGGCCGCCGACATCGTCATCGTCGCGGCCGGCGTGCCGGGCCTGCTCACCGCCGACATGATCAACCCCGGTGCGGTCGTGGTGGACGTCGGCATCACGCGCGTGATCGGCGCGGACGGCAAGGGCCGCTACACCGGCGACGTCGACCCGGAGGTGGCCGAGACGGCCGGCGCCCTGGTCCCCATGCCCGGTGGAGTCGGGCCGATGACCCGGGCCATGCTGCTCACCAACGTCGTCGAGCGCGCCGAGCGCGGCTGA
- a CDS encoding peptide ABC transporter substrate-binding protein: MRVRRLAAWTALPLAVTLGLAACGSGGDGGSSGNGNSAVSIQIGEPKHLVPTNTTETSGSQVIAGLFSPLVDYDAQNKPYEVAAQSVTSSDNKVWTIKLKDGFTFHNGEKVTSEDYVNAWNYGAYAPNGQDSNYFFEKIAGYDDLQGKAPKAKEMSGLKKVDDLTFTVTLSEPYIDFKTVLGYNAFYPMPDAAFSAPGVLKDSYEQAPIGQGPFKMKGTWQHDSKIEVERYDAYPGEKPKVKNVEFRIYQQLTAAYADVLADNLDVLPTIPTESLSTAPSDLGDRYQTSPMSSFQFLAFPTFDKDYSNPDVRKAISMAIDRDEITKSVFKGSQQSARSFVSPVLPGYRENTAGTAGEFNPTEAKKLYQAAGGPSKIVISYNGDGGHKDWVDATVNQLKANLGVDAVGSAEPKFADLLTKVEKKTPVGAFRMGWVMDYPTMEDYLGPLYSTNGSSNYYGYSNPEFDKLVKEGSAAKTQDEAIAKYQQAEDILAKDMPVIPLRFGENVFGHSSKVKNVQMDLFQRVNLVKIEAAS; this comes from the coding sequence ATGCGAGTTCGTAGACTCGCCGCCTGGACCGCCCTCCCGCTCGCGGTGACGCTGGGCCTCGCGGCCTGCGGCAGCGGCGGAGACGGTGGATCCAGCGGCAACGGCAATTCGGCGGTCAGCATCCAGATCGGCGAGCCGAAGCACCTGGTTCCCACCAACACCACCGAGACGTCCGGCTCGCAGGTGATCGCCGGCCTGTTCAGCCCGCTCGTCGACTACGACGCCCAGAACAAGCCTTACGAGGTCGCTGCCCAGTCGGTGACCTCGTCGGACAACAAGGTCTGGACGATCAAGCTCAAGGACGGCTTCACCTTCCACAACGGTGAGAAGGTCACGTCCGAGGACTACGTCAACGCCTGGAACTACGGCGCGTACGCCCCCAACGGTCAGGACAGCAACTACTTCTTCGAGAAGATCGCTGGCTACGACGACCTCCAGGGCAAGGCGCCGAAGGCCAAGGAGATGTCCGGTCTGAAGAAGGTCGACGACCTCACCTTCACCGTGACGCTCTCCGAGCCGTACATCGACTTCAAGACGGTGCTCGGCTACAACGCGTTCTACCCGATGCCGGACGCCGCGTTCTCGGCCCCGGGCGTGCTCAAGGACTCCTACGAGCAGGCGCCGATCGGGCAGGGCCCCTTCAAGATGAAGGGCACGTGGCAGCACGACAGCAAGATCGAGGTCGAGCGCTACGACGCGTACCCGGGTGAGAAGCCCAAGGTCAAGAACGTTGAGTTCCGGATCTACCAGCAGCTGACCGCGGCCTACGCGGACGTCCTGGCGGACAACCTGGACGTGCTGCCGACGATCCCGACCGAGAGCCTGAGCACCGCGCCGAGCGACCTGGGCGACCGGTACCAGACCAGCCCGATGTCGTCGTTCCAGTTCCTCGCGTTCCCGACGTTCGACAAGGACTACAGCAACCCGGACGTGCGTAAGGCCATCTCGATGGCGATCGACCGTGACGAGATCACCAAGTCGGTCTTCAAGGGCTCTCAGCAGTCGGCGCGCTCCTTCGTCTCGCCGGTCCTGCCGGGCTACCGGGAGAACACCGCGGGCACCGCCGGCGAGTTCAACCCGACCGAGGCCAAGAAGCTCTATCAGGCCGCGGGTGGTCCGTCGAAGATCGTCATCTCGTACAACGGCGACGGCGGCCACAAGGACTGGGTCGACGCCACTGTCAACCAGCTCAAGGCCAACCTGGGTGTCGACGCCGTCGGCTCGGCCGAGCCGAAGTTCGCCGACCTGCTGACCAAGGTCGAGAAGAAGACGCCGGTGGGTGCGTTCCGGATGGGCTGGGTCATGGACTACCCGACCATGGAGGACTACCTCGGCCCGCTGTACAGCACGAACGGCTCGTCGAACTACTACGGCTACAGCAACCCGGAGTTCGACAAGCTGGTCAAGGAGGGTTCCGCCGCCAAGACGCAGGACGAGGCGATCGCCAAGTACCAGCAGGCGGAGGACATCCTGGCCAAGGACATGCCGGTGATCCCGCTCCGCTTCGGCGAGAACGTGTTCGGCCACTCGTCCAAGGTCAAGAACGTGCAGATGGACCTGTTCCAGCGGGTCAACCTCGTCAAGATCGAAGCGGCCAGCTGA
- a CDS encoding ABC transporter permease, whose amino-acid sequence MFRYILRRLLQMVLAFFGTTLIVYALTFAGQGDPIQALAGERPVTPAQRAYLTEKYNLDQTGVGGFFYRYFDYVKDLLQGNLGESLTGRSIGDILQQAWPVTVRLALIALAVAIIFGVSAGVIAGIRRASIFDNSTLVLTLLVLGIPTIVLAPLAQYFLGVKWQLFPPTAGSDPTFYALLLPGIVLGSLSLATALRLTRASVAENLRADYVRTARSKGLVKRRIVIVHVLRNSLIPVVTFLGVELGNLMSGAIITEGVFNIPGVGFNLFRGIRTEDGPLVVGIVSVLVVVYLVSNLVVDVLYAVLDPRIRYE is encoded by the coding sequence ATGTTCCGCTACATCTTGCGGCGCCTACTGCAGATGGTCCTGGCGTTCTTCGGGACCACCCTGATCGTCTACGCGCTGACATTCGCCGGACAGGGCGACCCGATCCAGGCGCTCGCCGGTGAGCGGCCGGTGACGCCAGCCCAACGGGCCTACCTGACCGAGAAGTACAACCTGGATCAGACGGGCGTCGGCGGCTTCTTCTACCGCTACTTCGACTACGTGAAGGACCTGCTCCAGGGCAACCTGGGCGAGTCGCTCACCGGTCGGAGCATCGGTGACATCCTCCAGCAGGCCTGGCCGGTCACCGTGCGGCTCGCGCTCATCGCCCTCGCCGTGGCGATCATCTTCGGAGTCAGCGCGGGCGTGATCGCCGGTATCCGCCGAGCCAGCATCTTCGACAACTCGACGCTGGTGCTGACCCTGCTGGTGCTGGGCATCCCGACGATCGTGCTGGCGCCGCTGGCGCAGTATTTCCTGGGCGTCAAGTGGCAGCTGTTCCCGCCCACCGCCGGCTCGGACCCGACGTTCTACGCGCTCCTGCTGCCGGGCATCGTGCTCGGCTCGCTGTCGCTGGCCACCGCGCTGCGGCTCACCCGGGCCTCGGTGGCGGAGAACCTGCGCGCGGACTACGTCCGGACCGCCCGGTCCAAGGGCCTGGTCAAGCGCCGCATCGTCATCGTCCACGTGCTGCGCAACTCACTGATCCCGGTGGTCACCTTCCTCGGTGTGGAGCTGGGCAACCTGATGAGCGGCGCGATCATCACCGAGGGCGTCTTCAACATCCCCGGCGTCGGCTTCAACCTCTTCCGCGGCATCCGCACCGAGGACGGCCCCCTCGTGGTGGGCATCGTCAGCGTGCTCGTCGTGGTCTACCTGGTCTCGAACCTGGTGGTGGACGTCCTGTACGCCGTACTCGACCCGAGGATCCGCTATGAGTGA
- a CDS encoding ABC transporter permease, with protein sequence MSDFETVAATENQAARRGPSGEPGTPNQVGAANKPRSLAGDAWRDLRRNPIFWISLTLVVIFTLMALLPGVFTANNPNDCLLSRQHAGPSGGAIFGYDFQGCDTYSRAVYGTRASLLVGALAALGTGIIALVIGMLAGYFGRWVDAVLSRVIDVVLGIPLLLAAIVLLKRVSSDSQWARIGAVVFVLALLGWTTAARVVRSSVITAKEQDYVAAARMLGAGNSRIMWRHILPNSLAPVIVVLTIALGSFIAAEATLSFLGIGLKAPTISWGQDIDTGRIHMREAATPLIVPSAFLALTVLAFIMLGDAIRDAFDPKLR encoded by the coding sequence ATGAGTGACTTCGAGACTGTGGCGGCGACCGAGAACCAGGCCGCGCGGCGTGGCCCCTCGGGCGAGCCGGGCACACCCAATCAGGTCGGCGCCGCGAACAAGCCCCGCAGCCTGGCCGGAGACGCCTGGCGGGACCTGCGCCGCAACCCGATCTTCTGGATCTCGCTGACGCTGGTCGTCATCTTCACCCTGATGGCGCTGCTCCCCGGGGTGTTCACCGCCAACAACCCGAACGACTGCCTGCTCTCCCGGCAGCACGCCGGGCCGTCCGGCGGGGCCATCTTCGGGTACGACTTCCAGGGCTGCGACACGTACTCCCGTGCGGTCTACGGCACCCGCGCCTCGCTGCTGGTCGGCGCGCTCGCCGCTCTCGGCACCGGGATCATCGCGCTGGTGATCGGCATGCTGGCCGGTTACTTCGGCCGGTGGGTCGACGCGGTTCTCTCCCGGGTGATCGACGTGGTGCTCGGCATCCCGCTGCTGCTGGCCGCGATCGTGCTGCTCAAGCGGGTCTCCAGTGACAGCCAGTGGGCACGGATCGGCGCTGTCGTCTTCGTGCTCGCCCTGCTCGGCTGGACCACCGCCGCCCGCGTGGTCCGCTCCTCGGTGATCACCGCAAAGGAGCAGGACTACGTCGCGGCAGCCCGGATGCTCGGCGCCGGCAACAGCCGGATCATGTGGCGGCACATCCTGCCGAACTCGCTGGCCCCGGTCATCGTCGTGCTGACCATCGCGCTCGGCTCGTTCATCGCGGCCGAGGCGACGCTCTCCTTCCTGGGCATCGGCCTGAAGGCACCCACCATCTCGTGGGGTCAGGACATCGACACCGGCCGCATCCACATGCGCGAGGCGGCCACGCCGCTGATCGTCCCGTCGGCGTTCCTCGCGCTGACCGTGCTGGCGTTCATCATGCTCGGCGACGCGATCCGTGACGCCTTCGACCCGAAGCTGCGGTGA
- a CDS encoding ABC transporter ATP-binding protein translates to MTVQPTPASATPEGGHLLELRDLHVEFRTNEGVARVINGVSYHLDAGETLAVLGESGSGKSVTAQAIMGILDTPPAFVRSGQILYQGQDLLTRSEEQRRQVRGKEIAMIFQDALSALNPVFPVGWQIGETLRQRSGMSRSDARRRAIELMDLVKIPGAAKRIGDYPHQFSGGMRQRVMIAMALALDPKVLIADEPTTALDVTVQAQIMDLLADLRQERNMAMILITHDLGVVAGVADRIAVMYAGRIVEHADVRSLYKAPAHPYTKGLLESIPRLDVRGEELSTIKGLPPNLMRIPSGCPFHPRCPYVQQVCVDVVPHDLVLGDGRTSACHFAQEVRDDSAAR, encoded by the coding sequence ATGACCGTTCAACCGACGCCCGCCTCCGCCACGCCCGAGGGCGGCCACCTGCTGGAGTTGCGGGACCTGCACGTCGAGTTCCGCACCAACGAGGGCGTGGCCCGGGTGATCAACGGCGTGTCGTACCACCTGGACGCCGGCGAGACACTGGCCGTGCTCGGCGAATCCGGCTCGGGTAAGTCGGTCACCGCCCAGGCAATCATGGGCATCCTGGACACCCCGCCCGCGTTCGTCCGCTCCGGCCAGATCCTCTACCAGGGTCAGGACCTGCTCACCCGCTCCGAGGAACAGCGCAGGCAGGTACGCGGCAAGGAGATCGCGATGATCTTCCAGGACGCGCTCTCGGCCCTGAACCCGGTGTTTCCCGTCGGCTGGCAGATCGGTGAGACGCTGCGTCAGCGCTCCGGCATGTCCCGGTCCGACGCCCGACGTCGTGCCATCGAGCTGATGGACCTGGTCAAGATCCCCGGTGCCGCCAAGCGGATCGGCGACTACCCGCACCAGTTCTCCGGCGGCATGCGGCAGCGCGTCATGATCGCCATGGCGCTGGCGCTGGACCCGAAGGTGCTCATCGCCGACGAGCCCACCACGGCGCTCGACGTGACCGTCCAGGCCCAGATCATGGACCTGCTGGCCGACCTGCGCCAGGAACGCAACATGGCGATGATCCTGATCACCCACGACCTGGGCGTGGTCGCCGGTGTCGCGGACCGGATCGCGGTCATGTACGCCGGCCGGATCGTCGAGCACGCCGACGTCCGCTCGCTCTACAAGGCGCCCGCCCACCCGTACACCAAGGGTTTGTTGGAGTCGATCCCGCGCCTGGACGTCCGCGGCGAAGAACTGTCGACGATCAAGGGGTTGCCGCCGAACCTGATGCGCATCCCGTCCGGCTGCCCGTTCCACCCCCGGTGCCCGTACGTCCAGCAGGTCTGCGTGGACGTCGTGCCGCACGACCTGGTCCTCGGCGACGGCCGGACCAGCGCTTGCCACTTCGCGCAGGAGGTCCGTGATGACAGCGCCGCCCGCTAG
- a CDS encoding ABC transporter ATP-binding protein has protein sequence MTAPPASPGKVRGETILSVDNLVKHFPITQGVLFQRQVGAVKAVDGVSFELRRGETLGVVGESGCGKSTLARLLMRLETPTSGGATLEGKDLFKASGGELRRVRRNMQMVMQDPYTSLNPRMTVGDIIGEPFEIHPDAAPKGSKQKRVQELLDVVGLNPEHINRYPHQFSGGQRQRIGIARALALRPEVIVCDEPVSALDVSIQAQVINLLKQLQNELGLSYIFIAHDLSVVRHIADRVAVMYLGRIVEIGTEDEIYERATHPYTQALLSAVPVPDPEARDQRNMIRLVGDVPSPADPPSGCHFRTRCWKAQEICAVEDPKTVPRAADPHPSACHFAELRPTTPTA, from the coding sequence ATGACAGCGCCGCCCGCTAGCCCCGGCAAGGTCCGCGGCGAGACGATCCTCTCCGTCGACAACCTGGTGAAGCACTTCCCGATCACGCAGGGGGTGCTGTTCCAGCGGCAGGTCGGCGCGGTGAAGGCCGTCGACGGGGTGAGTTTCGAGCTGCGTCGGGGCGAGACGCTGGGTGTCGTCGGCGAGTCCGGCTGCGGCAAGTCCACCCTCGCCCGGCTGCTGATGCGCCTGGAGACGCCCACCTCCGGAGGCGCGACCCTGGAGGGCAAGGACCTGTTCAAGGCCTCCGGGGGTGAACTGCGCCGGGTGCGCCGCAACATGCAGATGGTGATGCAGGATCCGTACACGTCGCTGAACCCGCGGATGACCGTCGGCGACATCATCGGCGAACCGTTCGAGATCCACCCGGATGCCGCGCCCAAGGGCAGCAAGCAGAAGCGGGTCCAGGAACTGCTCGACGTGGTCGGGCTCAACCCGGAGCACATCAACCGGTACCCGCACCAGTTCTCCGGCGGTCAGCGACAGCGCATCGGGATCGCCCGCGCGCTCGCGCTGCGACCCGAGGTGATCGTCTGCGACGAGCCGGTGTCGGCGCTGGACGTCTCCATCCAGGCCCAGGTGATCAACCTGCTGAAGCAGTTGCAGAACGAGCTGGGGCTGTCGTACATCTTCATCGCCCACGACCTGTCCGTGGTGCGGCACATCGCCGACCGGGTGGCGGTGATGTACCTCGGCCGGATCGTCGAGATCGGCACCGAGGACGAGATCTACGAGCGGGCCACCCACCCGTACACCCAGGCTCTGCTCTCGGCTGTGCCGGTGCCCGACCCGGAGGCCCGCGACCAGCGCAACATGATCCGGCTGGTCGGCGACGTGCCCAGCCCGGCCGACCCGCCGAGCGGCTGCCACTTCCGCACCCGCTGCTGGAAGGCCCAGGAGATCTGCGCCGTGGAGGACCCGAAAACGGTCCCGAGAGCGGCGGACCCCCACCCGTCCGCCTGCCACTTCGCCGAACTCCGCCCCACAACCCCAACGGCCTGA
- the purH gene encoding bifunctional phosphoribosylaminoimidazolecarboxamide formyltransferase/IMP cyclohydrolase, with the protein MSPTQDGRRPIRRALVSVYDKTGLVELAQALHAAGVEIVSTGSTAGTIAAAGVPVTPVETVTGFPEVLDGRVKTLHPKVHAGLLADLRKDTHVAQLDELGVAAFDLLVSNLYPFQATVASGADVEECVEQIDIGGPAMVRAAAKNHASVAVLTDPAGYPALIGALGEGGFTLAQRRALAARAFADIAEYDVAVARWCAQELAPADDWWPQFAGLALRRSTALRYGENPHQPAALYTDPDAPAGLAQAEQLHGKEMSYNNYVDADAAWRAANDFVDQPAVAIIKHANPCGIAVGVDVAEAHRRAHACDPVSAFGGVIAVNRLVSVELARQVAEIFTEVVVAPGFDEGAVEVLQAKKNIRLLRAPAWTPALVELRPVTGGVLAQVADRVDAPGDDPATWQLATGEAADEELLRDLAFAWRAVRAVKSNAILLAKDGATVGVGMGQVNRVDSAQLAVNRAGAERARGSVAASDAFFPFADGPQILIDAGVRAIVQPGGSIRDEEVIAAAKKANVTMYLTKTRHFFH; encoded by the coding sequence GTGAGTCCCACTCAGGACGGGCGCCGCCCGATCAGGCGGGCGCTGGTCAGCGTCTACGACAAGACCGGGCTGGTCGAGCTGGCTCAAGCCCTGCACGCCGCCGGTGTGGAGATCGTGTCCACCGGAAGCACGGCGGGCACCATCGCCGCCGCCGGTGTGCCGGTGACGCCGGTGGAGACGGTGACCGGGTTTCCCGAGGTGCTCGACGGCCGGGTGAAGACCCTGCACCCGAAGGTGCACGCGGGTCTCCTCGCGGACCTGCGCAAGGACACGCATGTCGCGCAGCTCGACGAGCTGGGGGTTGCGGCGTTCGACCTGCTGGTCTCCAACCTCTACCCCTTCCAGGCGACCGTCGCCTCCGGCGCCGACGTCGAGGAGTGCGTGGAGCAGATCGACATCGGTGGCCCGGCCATGGTGCGGGCCGCCGCCAAGAACCACGCCTCGGTTGCCGTGCTCACCGACCCGGCCGGTTACCCGGCGCTGATCGGCGCGCTCGGCGAGGGGGGCTTCACCCTGGCCCAGCGCCGCGCGCTGGCCGCCCGGGCGTTCGCCGACATCGCCGAGTACGACGTGGCGGTGGCCCGGTGGTGCGCGCAGGAGCTGGCGCCCGCCGACGACTGGTGGCCGCAGTTCGCGGGGCTGGCGCTGCGCAGGTCGACGGCGCTGCGCTACGGCGAGAACCCGCACCAGCCGGCTGCGCTCTACACCGACCCGGACGCCCCGGCGGGGCTGGCCCAGGCCGAGCAGCTGCACGGCAAGGAGATGTCCTACAACAACTACGTCGACGCGGACGCCGCCTGGCGGGCGGCGAACGACTTCGTCGACCAGCCGGCCGTCGCGATCATCAAGCACGCCAACCCGTGCGGCATCGCGGTGGGCGTGGACGTGGCCGAGGCACACCGCAGGGCGCACGCCTGCGACCCGGTGTCGGCGTTCGGCGGCGTCATCGCGGTCAACCGGCTGGTCTCGGTCGAGCTGGCGCGGCAGGTGGCCGAGATCTTCACCGAGGTGGTGGTCGCGCCCGGCTTTGACGAGGGCGCGGTCGAGGTGTTGCAGGCCAAGAAGAACATCCGGCTGCTGCGGGCGCCGGCCTGGACGCCGGCGCTGGTGGAGTTGCGGCCGGTGACCGGTGGTGTGCTGGCCCAGGTCGCCGACCGGGTGGACGCCCCCGGCGACGACCCGGCGACCTGGCAGTTGGCGACCGGCGAGGCCGCCGACGAGGAGCTGCTGCGGGACCTGGCGTTCGCGTGGCGGGCGGTCCGTGCCGTGAAGAGCAACGCGATCCTGCTCGCGAAGGACGGCGCCACCGTCGGGGTCGGTATGGGTCAGGTCAACCGGGTCGACTCGGCGCAGCTCGCGGTCAACCGCGCCGGCGCCGAGCGGGCTCGGGGTTCGGTCGCCGCCTCGGACGCGTTCTTCCCGTTCGCCGACGGCCCGCAGATCCTCATCGACGCCGGCGTCCGCGCCATCGTGCAGCCCGGAGGCTCGATCCGCGACGAAGAAGTCATCGCAGCGGCCAAAAAGGCCAACGTAACGATGTACCTGACGAAAACCCGCCACTTCTTCCACTAG
- the purN gene encoding phosphoribosylglycinamide formyltransferase has product MTEPAPVARIVVLISGSGSNLQSLLDAAVDPAYGAQVVAVGADRDGIAGLDRAEAAGVPTFVERVRDHDTREDWDRALTAHVAKHQPDLVISAGFLKLVGPHFLAAFGDRYLNTHNTLLPAFPGIHGPRDALAYGVKLTGATLFFVDAGMDTGPIVAQVAVPVLDDDDVDTLTERIKEAERRQLVEQVGRLVREGWTITGRKVTVP; this is encoded by the coding sequence GTGACCGAGCCCGCGCCTGTCGCCCGCATCGTCGTCCTCATCTCCGGCTCCGGTAGCAACCTCCAGTCGCTGCTGGATGCCGCCGTCGACCCCGCGTACGGTGCGCAGGTCGTCGCGGTCGGCGCGGACCGTGACGGCATCGCGGGCCTGGACCGGGCCGAGGCCGCGGGGGTGCCGACCTTCGTCGAGCGGGTCCGTGATCACGACACCCGGGAGGACTGGGACCGGGCGCTCACCGCACACGTCGCGAAGCACCAGCCGGACCTGGTCATCTCCGCCGGTTTCCTCAAGCTGGTCGGCCCGCACTTCCTCGCCGCCTTCGGCGACCGCTACCTGAACACCCACAACACCCTGCTGCCGGCGTTTCCCGGCATCCACGGCCCGCGTGACGCCCTCGCCTACGGCGTGAAGCTCACCGGGGCCACCCTCTTCTTCGTCGACGCAGGCATGGACACCGGGCCGATCGTCGCGCAGGTCGCGGTGCCGGTGCTCGACGACGACGACGTGGACACGCTCACCGAGCGCATCAAGGAAGCCGAGCGGCGCCAGCTCGTCGAGCAGGTCGGTCGCCTGGTCCGCGAAGGCTGGACCATCACCGGAAGGAAGGTCACGGTTCCGTGA
- a CDS encoding DUF4190 domain-containing protein: protein MQPGNPGQDPYGQQPNQDPNAPQPPQYGQPPAAPYGQQPTSGQPYGQPTSGQPYGQDPYGQQQPQYGGGGPTYPNAGYPQGGQGQNNTLGLVSMILGIASIPLICCFYLGIPVGIAAVVTGYLARQKVAQGQANNAGQAKAGLICGAVGVGLGIILIILGIVANVALPTQP from the coding sequence ATGCAACCCGGTAACCCCGGCCAGGACCCGTACGGCCAGCAGCCCAACCAGGACCCGAACGCACCCCAGCCGCCGCAGTACGGCCAGCCGCCTGCGGCCCCGTACGGCCAGCAGCCGACCTCGGGTCAGCCGTACGGCCAGCCGACCTCGGGACAGCCGTACGGTCAGGACCCGTACGGCCAGCAGCAGCCCCAGTACGGCGGCGGCGGTCCGACGTACCCGAACGCCGGCTACCCGCAGGGGGGCCAGGGGCAGAACAACACCCTCGGCCTGGTGTCGATGATCCTCGGTATCGCGTCGATCCCGCTGATCTGCTGCTTCTACCTGGGCATCCCGGTCGGCATCGCGGCCGTGGTGACCGGTTACCTCGCCCGGCAGAAGGTCGCCCAGGGCCAGGCGAACAACGCCGGGCAGGCCAAGGCCGGCCTGATCTGCGGCGCGGTCGGTGTCGGGTTGGGCATCATCCTGATCATCCTCGGCATCGTGGCGAACGTGGCCCTGCCCACCCAGCCCTGA
- a CDS encoding DUF6350 family protein — translation MSPVTPDRPSRPGGVSADDRPVDRAARARRVPAPRAGGAPRGRAPLPVAAGVAAGWAALTSYLPVAIVLGLVQLGTDSTTLVSTLRTALAGWLLGHGVPLHTDSGPLGLAPLALTVLALWRLSRAGVHVSRAIGARDTRSPRRALLAAGAVGIAYALLGALAAVLVGAGGPTVSPIRAGATFAVVGTLAALIGATRITAVTRLLVTRLSNPVRDGIRTGLVAGLLLLGAGAGAAGLAVATGGGDAADMIGAYRTGVAGQAGITLVSVAYAPNAAIWSASYLLGPGFAVGTDTAVRTSEVSVGALPAVPLLAGLPRGPVDGLGALLLAVPVLAGMVAGCLLARRVARLAGPERAPQRWAEVLAPAVLAGLVAGVLLGVAAAVSGGSLGAGRLAQVGPVGWQVGAVAAVVIAVGALLGAAATRALTRTPAQ, via the coding sequence ATGTCCCCCGTCACCCCTGACCGTCCCAGCCGTCCCGGCGGTGTGAGCGCCGACGACCGGCCGGTCGATCGTGCCGCCAGGGCCCGACGGGTGCCCGCGCCCCGCGCGGGCGGGGCGCCACGCGGGCGCGCGCCGTTGCCCGTCGCCGCGGGGGTGGCGGCCGGCTGGGCCGCCCTCACCTCCTACCTGCCGGTGGCCATCGTGCTCGGCCTGGTCCAGCTCGGCACGGATTCGACGACGCTGGTCAGCACCCTGCGCACGGCGCTGGCCGGTTGGCTGCTCGGCCACGGGGTGCCGCTGCACACCGACTCCGGCCCGCTCGGGCTCGCCCCGCTGGCGCTGACCGTGCTCGCGCTCTGGCGGCTCAGCCGGGCCGGTGTGCACGTCAGCCGCGCGATCGGCGCCCGGGACACCCGCTCACCGCGCCGCGCGCTGCTCGCCGCAGGCGCTGTCGGCATCGCGTACGCGCTGCTGGGCGCACTCGCGGCAGTGCTGGTGGGGGCCGGTGGGCCGACGGTGTCCCCGATCCGGGCGGGCGCCACGTTCGCGGTGGTCGGCACACTCGCCGCACTGATCGGCGCCACCCGCATCACCGCCGTGACCCGGCTCCTCGTCACCCGGCTGTCAAACCCGGTGCGGGACGGCATTCGCACCGGCCTGGTGGCAGGGCTGCTGCTGCTCGGCGCGGGTGCCGGTGCGGCCGGCCTGGCGGTGGCCACCGGCGGCGGCGACGCGGCGGACATGATCGGGGCGTACCGGACGGGGGTCGCCGGGCAGGCCGGAATCACCCTGGTCAGCGTCGCGTACGCGCCGAACGCGGCGATCTGGTCGGCCAGCTATCTGCTCGGGCCGGGCTTCGCGGTCGGCACCGACACCGCGGTTCGCACCAGCGAGGTGTCGGTCGGCGCACTGCCAGCCGTGCCACTGCTCGCCGGTCTGCCACGAGGCCCGGTGGACGGCTTGGGCGCCCTGCTGCTTGCGGTGCCGGTGCTGGCCGGAATGGTGGCCGGCTGCCTGCTCGCCCGCCGGGTGGCCCGACTCGCCGGGCCGGAGCGGGCCCCGCAGCGCTGGGCCGAGGTGCTGGCCCCGGCGGTGCTGGCCGGGCTGGTGGCCGGCGTGCTGCTCGGTGTGGCCGCCGCGGTGTCCGGCGGGTCACTGGGCGCCGGCCGGCTGGCACAGGTCGGGCCGGTGGGCTGGCAGGTCGGTGCGGTGGCCGCTGTCGTCATCGCGGTCGGCGCACTGCTCGGCGCCGCCGCCACCCGGGCCCTCACCCGCACCCCCGCCCAGTAG